Proteins from a single region of Bartonella sp. M0283:
- a CDS encoding LLM class flavin-dependent oxidoreductase encodes MRRMYLNAMVFGLGSHVASWRLPDVDPLAITRLSYWTDIANRAEKGQFDSLFLGDILALQHEAKNSVSGALDTVVVLSALAATTQKIGLIGTASTTFDHPYHIARRFASLDHISNGRVGWNIVTSTTLSEAKNFGRDVIAPCQERYARAEDVLNAVMALWESWQPGARIADKKSGLYLDPSAVHGANYTGSYTRSIGPLTVPRSPQVKPLLAQGGASEIGRSFAACYADLAFTVQSNITGARQYYQDIKQRAIKSGRSCDDILVFPGIVPVIGKTHEEAEAKFEYLNSFAVPKSGIRRLSYIFDKDLSEFPLDKTLPDSFLKLADEEKTPSRTRLILADARLRKLTLRQMIERFMCSRGHLLVVGTPEEVADTMQEWFENEAADGFNVLFPALPIDIDVFAETVIPLLEKRGLYKYPRQGELLRERYELPFHESKVAHTMAPGQYIAMGTSSVHH; translated from the coding sequence ATGCGGCGGATGTATTTGAACGCCATGGTGTTCGGTTTGGGAAGTCATGTGGCTTCCTGGCGTTTGCCAGATGTCGATCCACTGGCAATTACCCGCTTGTCTTACTGGACCGATATTGCAAACCGTGCTGAAAAAGGCCAGTTCGATTCCTTATTTTTAGGAGATATTCTCGCTCTTCAGCACGAAGCAAAAAATAGTGTCAGTGGTGCACTTGATACAGTTGTTGTCCTTTCGGCATTGGCGGCAACCACCCAGAAAATAGGTCTTATCGGTACGGCATCCACGACATTCGATCATCCCTATCACATAGCACGCAGATTTGCTTCGCTTGATCATATTTCGAACGGGCGCGTGGGATGGAATATTGTGACATCAACCACATTGTCGGAAGCAAAAAATTTCGGGCGGGATGTCATCGCTCCATGTCAGGAACGTTATGCACGAGCGGAAGATGTTTTGAATGCTGTTATGGCTCTTTGGGAAAGCTGGCAACCGGGTGCCCGCATAGCCGACAAGAAATCCGGCCTTTACCTTGACCCTTCGGCCGTTCACGGTGCCAATTATACCGGTTCGTACACGCGTTCTATCGGCCCGCTCACTGTTCCGCGCTCTCCTCAGGTAAAGCCTTTATTGGCGCAAGGAGGAGCATCCGAAATCGGACGTTCCTTTGCCGCCTGCTACGCCGATCTTGCATTTACCGTTCAATCCAACATCACCGGGGCAAGACAATATTATCAGGATATCAAACAAAGGGCGATAAAAAGTGGCCGTAGTTGTGATGATATATTGGTGTTTCCGGGAATTGTTCCGGTTATAGGAAAGACCCATGAAGAAGCGGAAGCGAAATTTGAATATCTGAACAGTTTTGCCGTTCCAAAATCCGGCATTCGCCGTCTTTCTTATATTTTTGATAAAGATTTGTCAGAATTTCCGCTTGATAAAACTTTGCCTGATAGTTTCCTGAAATTGGCTGATGAGGAAAAGACTCCAAGCCGCACGCGTCTTATACTTGCCGACGCACGTTTACGCAAGCTCACTCTAAGACAGATGATCGAACGTTTCATGTGTTCACGCGGACATCTTCTCGTTGTGGGAACGCCGGAAGAGGTAGCCGATACAATGCAAGAGTGGTTTGAAAACGAAGCCGCAGACGGATTTAACGTGCTCTTTCCTGCATTGCCGATTGATATAGACGTTTTTGCCGAAACTGTAATTCCGCTTCTGGAAAAACGCGGCCTCTATAAATATCCGCGGCAAGGTGAATTATTGCGCGAGCGCTACGAGTTACCATTCCATGAATCAAAGGTTGCACACACAATGGCACCTGGCCAGTATATAGCTATGGGCACCTCGAGCGTACATCACTGA